The following proteins come from a genomic window of Nautilia profundicola AmH:
- a CDS encoding sodium:solute symporter family protein — protein sequence MSFLEIAIIILYLVAVGWLGWMGYSKTKTSTDYLLAGRDTHPFVMALSYGATFISTAAIVGFGGVAAWLGNSLLWLTFLNIFVGVFIAFVFIGNPTRKMGLRLDAHTFPEFLGKRYDSKFIQIFAAVIILAFMPLYATAVLIGGVQFLSVYFGVNYHIALLIFSLIITAYVLAGGLKGVMYTDALQGSIMFIAMVFLIVMVVSSLGGIDAAFAKLDHVWQVTVVDRLSGVSLKELVPGSGDFMMKLSQLWGFEGWNKMPVFMSPGWLFVITTITLGVGIGVLAQPQLIVRFMTVKSKKELNRAVLVGGVFILAMTGVIFVVGSLTNAWYFENMGGKNALEAAGAIGKVIPHFINSAMPHWFSFIFLFALISAAMSTLSSQFHTMGTAVGRDIFESLGADKEKTTLWTKIGIVIVILFSVFLAYKFQKAPAIIARSTAIFFALCASIFLPSFIFGLFSKRITKPAAIASMLVGFFASSFWLLFCHFKEAKSLGIAKALFGVNSILGHSKWAFVDALVIALPLSTLTLLIVTALTKPDENIIKRAFGRN from the coding sequence ATGAGTTTTTTAGAAATAGCAATAATCATCCTGTATTTAGTTGCGGTGGGATGGCTTGGATGGATGGGATATTCAAAAACCAAAACTTCAACGGATTATTTACTTGCAGGACGTGATACACACCCTTTTGTAATGGCGTTAAGCTACGGTGCTACATTTATTTCAACCGCAGCAATAGTCGGATTCGGTGGTGTTGCAGCTTGGCTTGGAAATTCTCTTTTATGGCTGACTTTCCTTAACATATTTGTAGGTGTATTTATTGCATTTGTATTTATCGGAAATCCTACAAGAAAAATGGGGCTTAGACTTGATGCACATACTTTTCCTGAATTTCTTGGAAAAAGATATGATTCTAAATTTATTCAGATATTCGCTGCTGTAATAATTTTAGCGTTTATGCCGCTTTACGCAACAGCTGTACTTATCGGAGGTGTTCAGTTTTTAAGCGTGTATTTCGGTGTTAATTACCATATAGCACTTTTAATATTTTCACTGATTATTACGGCATATGTTCTCGCCGGAGGACTTAAAGGTGTAATGTACACAGATGCCCTTCAGGGAAGCATTATGTTTATTGCAATGGTTTTCTTAATTGTTATGGTTGTAAGCTCTCTTGGGGGAATAGACGCAGCGTTTGCCAAACTCGATCACGTATGGCAGGTAACTGTAGTAGACAGACTATCAGGAGTGTCTCTAAAAGAACTGGTTCCTGGAAGCGGTGATTTTATGATGAAATTATCACAGCTTTGGGGATTTGAAGGCTGGAATAAAATGCCTGTATTTATGAGCCCGGGATGGCTATTTGTTATTACAACCATCACTCTTGGCGTAGGTATCGGTGTTCTTGCTCAACCTCAACTGATAGTAAGATTTATGACGGTAAAAAGTAAAAAAGAACTTAACCGCGCGGTACTTGTCGGAGGTGTGTTTATTTTAGCGATGACAGGTGTTATTTTTGTAGTTGGAAGCCTTACAAACGCATGGTATTTTGAAAATATGGGTGGAAAAAACGCGCTTGAGGCTGCTGGGGCTATCGGAAAGGTAATTCCTCACTTCATAAACAGCGCAATGCCGCATTGGTTCAGTTTTATCTTTCTTTTCGCTCTTATTTCAGCGGCAATGTCTACACTCTCAAGCCAGTTCCACACAATGGGTACGGCTGTGGGAAGAGATATTTTCGAAAGTCTGGGAGCAGACAAGGAAAAAACAACTCTTTGGACTAAAATCGGTATTGTTATCGTAATTTTATTCTCAGTATTCTTAGCTTACAAATTCCAAAAAGCTCCGGCGATTATTGCAAGAAGTACGGCAATATTCTTCGCACTATGTGCATCAATATTCCTTCCGAGTTTCATATTCGGACTTTTCAGTAAAAGAATCACAAAACCTGCGGCAATCGCAAGTATGCTTGTAGGATTTTTCGCTTCATCATTCTGGCTTCTATTCTGCCACTTTAAAGAAGCTAAATCTTTGGGTATTGCAAAAGCACTTTTCGGAGTTAATTCAATCTTGGGTCACAGCAAATGGGCATTTGTTGACGCGCTCGTAATTGCACTTCCACTCTCTACTCTTACCCTTCTAATCGTAACCGCTCTTACAAAACCTGATGAAAACATCATCAAAAGAGCATTCGGAAGAAACTGA
- a CDS encoding L-aspartate oxidase, whose product MKFDAIIIGSGIAGIWCAKFLNDNGYKTLIITKNQVWDANSFYAQGGVTMALDEADVPVHIEDTLKAGVFHNKKEMVEILSKLSLKLKEEIMNYGFKFDPEITKEAAHSVSRVYHAGGDATGRELHKFLLKKDRSYLLDETIVFDVLLKNNTAYGVSVFRKNEKFNIYADHVILASGGIGALYKFDTNARTISGDIQGIAIEKGIKVRDMEMTQFHPTVFIEMKTSQKMLLTEALRGEGAHIVDENGERFVFEYDERGELAGRDIVSRAIFKHQQKGHKVFLDVSMFDEEFFKNRFPTIYNKLRDYDINVPYEKIPISPAFHYFMGGIAVDCNSKVDNFKNLYAVGEVANTGVHGANRLASNSLLECFVFARKAAENIIKEKFKTKHIEFDINNEELFKEKDKYYKNLLREQMWKNVGIIRKESGLQEALEFIENTIPKLGRLAKLRFLTAREIVKAALNRKMSLGAHYRKDEHA is encoded by the coding sequence ATGAAATTCGATGCAATAATAATAGGTAGCGGAATAGCCGGTATATGGTGTGCCAAATTTTTAAATGACAATGGATATAAAACGCTAATAATTACTAAAAATCAGGTTTGGGATGCCAACAGTTTCTATGCTCAGGGCGGTGTTACAATGGCTCTTGACGAAGCAGACGTTCCTGTACACATTGAAGATACGTTAAAAGCGGGTGTTTTTCATAATAAAAAAGAAATGGTGGAAATTTTAAGTAAACTTTCTTTAAAACTTAAAGAAGAAATAATGAATTACGGTTTCAAATTCGATCCAGAGATCACCAAAGAAGCCGCTCACAGTGTCAGTAGGGTTTATCATGCCGGAGGTGACGCTACCGGGAGGGAACTTCATAAATTTTTATTAAAAAAAGACAGAAGTTATTTACTTGATGAAACGATTGTATTTGACGTACTTTTAAAAAATAATACCGCATACGGTGTTTCTGTATTTAGAAAAAATGAAAAATTCAACATTTATGCTGATCACGTAATATTGGCAAGTGGGGGAATAGGTGCACTTTATAAATTCGATACGAATGCAAGAACGATATCAGGTGATATTCAGGGTATTGCGATTGAAAAAGGTATAAAAGTAAGAGATATGGAGATGACGCAGTTTCATCCGACTGTATTTATTGAAATGAAAACATCTCAAAAAATGCTTCTTACAGAAGCGCTAAGAGGAGAAGGCGCTCACATAGTTGATGAAAACGGTGAAAGGTTTGTATTCGAATATGATGAAAGAGGAGAGCTTGCAGGACGTGATATTGTAAGCCGAGCAATATTTAAACATCAGCAAAAAGGACATAAAGTATTTTTGGATGTAAGTATGTTTGATGAAGAGTTTTTTAAAAACAGGTTTCCGACAATTTACAATAAACTTAGAGACTATGATATAAACGTTCCATATGAAAAAATCCCAATTTCACCTGCATTTCATTACTTTATGGGTGGTATAGCAGTCGATTGCAATTCAAAAGTCGATAATTTTAAAAATTTATATGCCGTGGGTGAAGTAGCAAATACAGGAGTGCATGGAGCGAACAGACTTGCGAGTAATTCTTTGCTTGAATGTTTTGTGTTTGCAAGAAAAGCCGCAGAAAATATTATAAAAGAGAAATTTAAAACAAAACATATCGAATTTGATATAAATAATGAGGAATTGTTTAAAGAAAAAGATAAATATTATAAGAATCTTTTAAGGGAGCAAATGTGGAAAAATGTTGGTATAATACGAAAAGAAAGTGGCTTACAAGAGGCACTTGAGTTTATTGAAAACACTATTCCAAAACTTGGTAGACTCGCTAAACTTAGATTTTTAACAGCACGTGAAATAGTAAAAGCGGCACTAAATAGAAAAATGTCACTTGGTGCACATTATAGAAAGGATGAACATGCATGA
- a CDS encoding YbhB/YbcL family Raf kinase inhibitor-like protein: MKKLFLLIANLLFAFEIYSPAFKNNTYIPKKYTCEGADVSIPLIIKNIPKNTKSLALIMQDPDAPYGVFTHWILYNIPTNTSEIPENLPKSPITKFGFQGINSFGKTGYGGPCPPHGKPHHYIITVLALDKNPNLKPGLTIQEFLDKIRVYVISYAQYIGLYKRSIK, encoded by the coding sequence ATGAAAAAACTGTTTTTACTGATTGCAAACCTGCTTTTTGCATTTGAAATATATTCCCCCGCATTTAAAAACAATACATATATTCCTAAAAAATACACATGCGAAGGAGCCGATGTTTCAATCCCTCTTATAATTAAAAACATTCCGAAAAACACAAAAAGTTTAGCTTTGATTATGCAGGACCCCGATGCTCCTTACGGAGTGTTTACTCACTGGATTTTATACAACATCCCAACAAACACATCCGAAATACCCGAAAACCTGCCAAAATCACCTATAACAAAATTCGGCTTTCAGGGCATTAACAGTTTCGGCAAAACTGGATACGGAGGTCCCTGCCCGCCTCACGGCAAACCGCATCATTATATCATTACAGTACTCGCACTTGATAAAAACCCTAATCTCAAACCCGGCTTAACAATTCAGGAGTTTTTGGATAAAATTAGAGTATATGTAATAAGCTACGCTCAATATATAGGACTTTATAAAAGGAGTATAAAATAA
- a CDS encoding thiamine pyrophosphate-dependent enzyme, whose amino-acid sequence MKLTLMGNEAIAYGLLHSNTKMVSGYPGTPSSEILTTVQKIKKDLPVYAEWATNEKVGFEVAYAGAIAGVNAAATMKQVGLNVASDALMSASFIGNKGAFVLIVADDPGFNSSQTEQDSREFARFARIPVVDPATPQEAYDFTKLASKISKHFEIPVMLRTVMRVSHSREIVEIDGNFEFKDTEGNFERDIPRWAAVPRAGRLKQAYEQLDRLDKIREYNYNELIKPKIEELKGTENLIISSGTAYGYVKEVLEELGLDIDLLKIDMPYPLPVDKLKDLVKKYNKVLVVEETYPVIEEEIRSENVYGRMSGHMHQIDEMNKERVLEALTKIGFYNGENIYKPVFTPENPKTRKPNLCPGCPHRDVYFAIKKVFRPKKSIYPSDIGCYTLGINLDAIDTVLCMGGSVSMAHGFAIADKNKTVIATIGDSTFFHSGTAPLINAVYQKAKFILVILDNSTTAMTGRQTTPERATSGEVDIKKVAEGCGAEVMEYFYKPDINETINFFKEVKKRFDETDRPLVVVSRQYCVLDKERATQFLPGIFATVDEEKCVACDVCTTQYVCPPMAYNERGKIEIDPLLCIGCGVCISGICPTDAFIPREK is encoded by the coding sequence ATGAAGTTAACATTAATGGGAAATGAAGCAATAGCATACGGGCTTTTGCATTCAAATACTAAAATGGTTAGCGGTTATCCGGGTACTCCCTCGAGCGAGATACTTACAACCGTACAGAAAATAAAAAAAGATCTGCCGGTATATGCTGAATGGGCCACAAATGAAAAAGTCGGCTTTGAAGTTGCTTATGCCGGTGCTATTGCCGGTGTAAACGCAGCGGCAACTATGAAACAGGTGGGATTAAACGTAGCAAGCGACGCTCTTATGAGTGCAAGTTTTATAGGTAATAAAGGAGCGTTTGTATTAATAGTTGCGGATGATCCCGGATTTAATTCTTCCCAAACAGAGCAGGATAGTAGAGAGTTTGCAAGATTTGCAAGAATTCCGGTTGTTGATCCGGCTACTCCGCAAGAAGCATACGATTTTACTAAGTTAGCAAGCAAAATTTCCAAACATTTTGAAATTCCCGTGATGTTAAGAACCGTTATGAGGGTTTCACATTCAAGGGAAATCGTAGAAATTGACGGTAATTTCGAATTTAAAGATACTGAAGGAAATTTTGAGCGTGATATACCGAGATGGGCAGCCGTTCCGAGAGCCGGAAGACTTAAACAGGCTTATGAGCAGTTAGATAGATTAGATAAGATAAGAGAATATAATTATAATGAACTGATAAAGCCTAAAATTGAGGAGCTTAAAGGCACGGAAAATTTAATCATATCAAGCGGGACGGCTTACGGATACGTAAAAGAAGTTCTTGAGGAATTAGGACTTGATATTGACCTTTTAAAAATAGATATGCCGTATCCATTGCCGGTAGATAAACTTAAAGATCTTGTTAAAAAGTATAATAAAGTACTTGTTGTAGAAGAGACTTATCCAGTAATAGAAGAAGAGATAAGAAGTGAAAACGTTTACGGCAGAATGAGTGGGCATATGCATCAAATTGATGAAATGAATAAAGAAAGAGTACTTGAAGCATTGACCAAAATAGGGTTTTATAATGGTGAAAATATCTATAAACCTGTATTTACTCCTGAGAATCCTAAAACAAGAAAACCGAATCTTTGTCCCGGATGTCCTCACAGGGATGTATATTTTGCAATCAAAAAAGTTTTCAGACCGAAAAAATCCATTTATCCTTCAGATATAGGGTGTTATACGCTCGGAATAAATCTTGATGCTATCGATACGGTTTTATGTATGGGAGGAAGCGTATCAATGGCTCACGGATTTGCAATAGCGGATAAAAATAAAACCGTAATCGCAACTATCGGGGACTCTACGTTTTTCCATTCAGGTACGGCACCTCTGATTAACGCCGTATATCAAAAGGCCAAATTCATACTCGTAATACTTGATAACTCGACTACGGCAATGACGGGACGCCAAACTACGCCTGAGAGGGCTACAAGCGGAGAAGTTGATATTAAAAAAGTAGCCGAAGGGTGCGGGGCTGAGGTAATGGAATACTTTTACAAGCCTGATATTAACGAAACGATCAATTTCTTTAAAGAAGTTAAAAAAAGATTCGATGAAACTGACAGACCTCTTGTGGTTGTAAGCAGACAGTACTGCGTACTTGATAAAGAAAGGGCTACACAGTTTCTTCCTGGAATTTTCGCTACCGTTGATGAAGAAAAATGTGTTGCCTGTGACGTATGTACGACTCAATACGTATGTCCTCCTATGGCATATAATGAAAGAGGTAAAATTGAAATCGATCCGCTTCTTTGTATCGGGTGCGGTGTATGTATAAGCGGTATATGCCCGACAGACGCATTCATTCCAAGGGAAAAGTAA
- a CDS encoding phenylacetate--CoA ligase family protein translates to MIWNKIESAKREDIEKVQLKRLKEVVTRVYALSPFYKQKFDELGITPDDIKSLEDIQKLPFTKKQDLRDNYPFGLFTVPMSEVVRIHSSSGTTGKPTVVGYTEHDMEVWDEVMMRCLSMGDVNSKDVCHNAYGYGLFTGGLGFHEAAQKIGAAIVPASGGFTDRQLMLMRDFGATVLFATPSFALHLAEKARAAGPDFRKDYKLRCGFFGAEPTSEGLRKEVAEAWDIDYYEVYGLSEIIGPGVSCSCNKGRGLHIQEDHFYPEIIDPKTGEVLPDGEEGELVITTLTKQALPIIRYRTGDITRLYKEPCACGRTFVRMESVLGRADDMLIINGVNVYPSQVEHVIANTEGVTLNYQIVADKKGHLDKLEILVEVSDDIMMDNIAALEKIKKDLQQALLNNLYINANIILVEPKTIERSMGKAVRIVDKRK, encoded by the coding sequence ATGATATGGAATAAAATAGAAAGTGCAAAAAGAGAAGACATAGAAAAAGTACAGCTTAAAAGATTGAAAGAAGTGGTAACGAGAGTATATGCTCTGAGTCCCTTTTACAAGCAGAAATTTGATGAACTTGGTATTACACCGGATGATATCAAATCTCTTGAAGACATTCAAAAACTTCCGTTTACTAAAAAACAGGATTTAAGGGATAATTATCCTTTCGGACTGTTTACCGTTCCAATGAGCGAAGTTGTAAGAATTCACAGCTCTTCCGGGACAACGGGGAAACCTACTGTTGTAGGATATACCGAGCATGATATGGAAGTATGGGATGAAGTTATGATGAGATGTCTTTCTATGGGAGATGTAAATTCAAAAGACGTGTGTCATAATGCATATGGATACGGGTTGTTTACAGGAGGACTCGGCTTTCATGAAGCTGCTCAAAAAATAGGCGCGGCGATTGTTCCTGCAAGCGGAGGATTTACCGATAGACAGCTTATGTTAATGCGTGATTTTGGAGCCACTGTGCTTTTCGCAACACCTTCATTTGCACTGCACCTGGCGGAAAAAGCAAGAGCTGCGGGGCCGGATTTCAGAAAGGACTATAAACTTAGATGCGGATTTTTCGGAGCCGAGCCTACAAGTGAAGGATTAAGAAAAGAAGTGGCTGAAGCATGGGATATTGATTATTACGAAGTTTACGGGCTAAGTGAAATAATCGGTCCGGGAGTCAGCTGCAGCTGTAACAAAGGAAGGGGACTCCATATCCAGGAAGATCACTTTTATCCTGAAATAATCGATCCTAAAACCGGAGAAGTGCTTCCTGACGGGGAAGAAGGTGAGCTTGTAATCACAACCCTCACAAAACAGGCGCTTCCTATCATCAGATACAGAACGGGAGATATTACAAGATTGTATAAAGAACCGTGCGCGTGCGGAAGAACGTTTGTAAGAATGGAAAGCGTACTTGGACGTGCTGATGATATGCTGATTATCAATGGTGTAAACGTATATCCTTCTCAGGTTGAGCATGTGATTGCCAACACGGAAGGCGTGACTCTTAATTATCAAATAGTTGCGGATAAAAAAGGACATCTTGACAAGCTTGAAATATTAGTGGAAGTCAGTGATGATATTATGATGGATAATATCGCAGCACTTGAGAAAATTAAAAAAGATTTGCAGCAAGCGCTTCTAAACAATCTGTATATTAATGCGAATATTATTTTGGTTGAGCCTAAAACAATTGAGAGAAGTATGGGTAAAGCGGTCAGAATCGTAGATAAAAGGAAATAA
- a CDS encoding ACT domain protein has product MKQISIFLEKKPGKLKEITSVLADANVSIKAVDLVESSDFGLLRVITDDIVSACEAIEKNGFSLTLTDVLKVEIDDEIGALSRVVSLFSDNGIDIEYCYTLNSEMKGSFIFKINTALLNKAKKLLEENSISFE; this is encoded by the coding sequence ATGAAACAAATATCAATATTTTTGGAAAAAAAACCTGGAAAGCTTAAAGAAATAACATCAGTGCTCGCCGATGCGAACGTTTCAATCAAAGCAGTAGATTTGGTGGAATCAAGTGATTTCGGGCTTTTAAGAGTTATTACCGATGATATCGTCAGTGCTTGTGAAGCAATTGAAAAAAACGGGTTTTCACTGACTCTTACTGATGTGTTAAAAGTCGAAATTGATGATGAAATAGGAGCATTAAGCAGGGTAGTGAGTCTTTTTAGCGACAACGGAATAGATATAGAATATTGCTATACCCTAAATAGTGAAATGAAAGGGAGTTTTATTTTCAAAATAAATACCGCTCTTTTGAATAAAGCAAAAAAACTACTTGAAGAAAATTCAATCTCTTTTGAGTAG
- a CDS encoding DciA family protein produces the protein MKKAKHIINHILSPYSDKLDQQRCLKKIISLLPPKYNKYITSYQLKGEILFINVSHQAVKQELYYNKNLIFSIIKTMHNAGMCKDINPKKVVTNYKYSPKPKPPTVYKFYIKPAGNFEIKAKKKEINEKFEEIRKLLKRD, from the coding sequence ATGAAAAAAGCGAAACATATAATTAACCATATATTAAGTCCTTATTCGGATAAACTTGATCAACAGCGTTGTTTAAAAAAAATTATATCATTACTCCCCCCAAAATACAACAAATATATTACATCCTATCAGTTAAAAGGTGAAATTTTATTCATAAACGTATCCCATCAAGCTGTTAAACAGGAACTGTACTATAATAAAAACCTGATTTTTTCCATAATAAAAACAATGCACAATGCCGGAATGTGTAAAGATATAAATCCGAAAAAAGTAGTTACGAATTACAAATATTCACCAAAACCCAAACCGCCTACTGTTTATAAATTTTATATTAAACCTGCGGGAAATTTTGAAATAAAAGCAAAGAAAAAAGAGATAAATGAGAAATTTGAAGAAATAAGAAAACTACTCAAAAGAGATTGA
- a CDS encoding 2-oxoacid:acceptor oxidoreductase family protein: MKYQIVVAGFGGQGVVFLVKVLSICAGKKGYKFLGTENHGMSQRGGSVSSHIKIGDFYNPLIDLAQADLLIGLDKDEAILNLPYLKRGGNVVVNADEFPEIDANVFAVDANKLAEEGVFDAKGLNVFMLGLTLARVKDFPFSVDEVKEAIEEINPKFAPQNFDILEKAIEYGKN, from the coding sequence ATGAAATATCAGATAGTGGTTGCAGGATTCGGAGGACAGGGAGTTGTCTTTTTGGTTAAGGTATTAAGTATATGTGCTGGTAAAAAAGGATATAAATTTTTAGGAACAGAAAACCACGGAATGAGTCAAAGAGGAGGAAGTGTAAGCTCGCATATCAAAATAGGGGATTTTTACAATCCTTTAATAGACCTTGCCCAGGCTGATCTGCTTATAGGGCTTGACAAGGATGAAGCAATACTTAATCTTCCGTATCTTAAAAGAGGCGGGAACGTAGTAGTAAATGCCGATGAGTTTCCTGAAATTGACGCAAACGTATTTGCGGTTGATGCGAATAAATTAGCGGAAGAGGGTGTTTTTGACGCTAAGGGGCTTAATGTATTTATGCTTGGGCTTACTCTTGCGAGGGTAAAAGATTTTCCTTTCAGTGTGGATGAGGTGAAAGAGGCAATTGAGGAAATAAATCCGAAATTCGCACCTCAAAACTTTGATATTTTAGAAAAAGCTATTGAATATGGAAAAAATTAA
- a CDS encoding symporter small accessory protein, producing the protein MSHFDLGVSLAFWLTILSALLCVVYGIINWNKGDEESNEALLAKWAEEEKEINEELL; encoded by the coding sequence ATGTCTCATTTTGACTTGGGTGTCAGTCTTGCTTTTTGGCTGACGATACTCAGTGCGTTACTATGTGTAGTTTATGGAATAATTAATTGGAACAAAGGTGATGAAGAAAGCAACGAAGCCCTACTTGCCAAATGGGCTGAAGAAGAAAAAGAAATTAATGAGGAGTTGTTATGA
- a CDS encoding PaaI family thioesterase, with product MEKIKTFFAEGRDFSKNIGIELLEVHYGFAKAKLKIKEFHLNQAGVAHGGAIFTLADFAFAVASNSFGKVSLAINTSISFIHAGREGDELIAEAKLVDESNRLGTYEVIITNGEKKIAFFTGTVYKTKRDVLEEI from the coding sequence ATGGAAAAAATTAAAACCTTTTTCGCTGAAGGAAGGGATTTTTCAAAAAATATAGGAATTGAGCTTTTGGAAGTTCATTATGGATTCGCAAAAGCCAAGCTGAAAATAAAGGAATTTCATCTGAATCAGGCAGGTGTTGCTCATGGCGGGGCAATATTCACCTTGGCAGATTTTGCTTTTGCAGTTGCGAGTAATTCATTTGGGAAAGTCTCACTTGCGATAAACACTTCAATATCTTTTATTCATGCCGGAAGAGAGGGTGATGAGCTTATTGCGGAGGCTAAACTTGTGGATGAAAGCAACAGACTCGGGACGTATGAGGTGATTATTACAAACGGTGAAAAGAAAATAGCTTTCTTTACAGGTACGGTATATAAAACAAAAAGAGATGTTTTAGAAGAGATATAG
- the uvrC gene encoding excinuclease ABC subunit UvrC, translating into MSFSEKIKSLPDQPGIYQYFDENGKLLYIGKAKSLKKRVKSYFRFNPFRPADNLSPRIYKMISEAKDLNYIVVESENDALILENSLIKQLKPKYNILLRDDKTYPYIYIDLDEPFPMPQITRKVVKGKNIKYFGPFSSGASAILKTIYEEIPLVQSKSCLRSGKACLYHQIGRCLAPCEGKVTSREYMKYVDQAIELIHDKEKILEILNQKMQKYAENLQFEEAAEIRDRIKSIESAEIYSHVDLAKLEDLDIFAVEIFNKKAVVIRIFVRQGKVVASSNSVINSQTVPEIGEIYTRAILEFYSTETPFTSSKILVGDDFEEREWLSQVLSEKFGKKISIITPTTKERKSLIKLAKLNALEVIKNQKENTVLDELKILFNLQNTPYKIEVFDTSHMQGEATVGAMVVWEDGKFKKSDYRHYHLEGKDEYSQMRELLTRRAQSFEKSPPPDLWLIDGGKAQLNLAKEIIDSTGANIDVLAISKEKIDAKAHRAKGKAKDKIYFINEKLKVKSEKLNIDKLELSQSDKRLQFLQMLRDEAHRFAIEFHRKTKRKKDTQIDLLQVKGIGKAKMTKLLNYFGSFDNIKKASFDELKDVLNEKDAKAIKEFFKGQK; encoded by the coding sequence TTGTCGTTTAGTGAAAAAATAAAATCCCTACCCGATCAGCCCGGAATTTATCAGTATTTTGACGAAAACGGGAAACTTCTGTATATCGGAAAGGCGAAAAGCCTTAAAAAACGTGTAAAAAGCTATTTTCGTTTTAATCCTTTCAGACCTGCGGATAATCTGTCTCCAAGAATTTACAAAATGATAAGCGAGGCAAAAGATCTAAATTATATCGTGGTAGAAAGCGAAAACGACGCGCTTATACTTGAAAACTCTCTAATCAAACAGCTTAAACCCAAATACAATATATTACTTCGTGATGACAAAACGTACCCGTATATTTATATAGATCTTGACGAACCGTTTCCGATGCCGCAGATTACCCGCAAAGTCGTTAAGGGAAAAAATATCAAATATTTCGGACCGTTTAGCAGCGGTGCGTCTGCAATTCTTAAAACAATATACGAAGAAATACCTCTTGTTCAGTCCAAATCATGTCTTAGAAGCGGTAAGGCGTGCCTGTATCATCAGATAGGAAGATGTTTGGCCCCGTGTGAGGGCAAAGTTACAAGCCGCGAATATATGAAATATGTCGATCAGGCTATAGAACTTATACACGACAAAGAAAAAATACTTGAAATACTAAACCAAAAAATGCAAAAATACGCCGAAAACCTGCAGTTTGAAGAAGCGGCGGAAATAAGGGACAGGATCAAATCGATAGAGAGTGCGGAGATTTATTCCCATGTGGATCTGGCAAAACTGGAAGATTTGGATATATTTGCCGTTGAAATATTCAATAAAAAAGCGGTTGTTATAAGAATATTCGTACGTCAGGGAAAAGTGGTAGCCAGCAGCAATTCGGTAATCAACTCCCAGACAGTCCCTGAAATAGGAGAAATATACACAAGGGCGATACTTGAATTTTATTCTACAGAGACGCCTTTTACCTCAAGTAAGATTTTAGTTGGTGACGACTTTGAAGAAAGGGAGTGGCTAAGCCAGGTGTTAAGCGAAAAATTTGGCAAAAAGATAAGCATAATAACCCCTACCACCAAAGAGAGAAAAAGCCTTATCAAACTTGCCAAACTAAATGCTCTTGAAGTTATCAAAAACCAAAAAGAAAACACCGTTTTGGATGAGCTGAAAATTCTCTTCAATCTCCAAAACACACCTTATAAAATAGAAGTCTTCGACACATCGCACATGCAGGGTGAGGCGACGGTCGGAGCGATGGTCGTATGGGAAGACGGAAAGTTTAAAAAGTCTGACTACAGACACTACCATCTTGAAGGAAAAGACGAATATTCCCAAATGAGAGAGCTTCTTACAAGAAGGGCGCAGAGTTTTGAAAAATCCCCTCCTCCCGACCTGTGGCTCATAGACGGCGGTAAAGCGCAGTTGAATCTGGCAAAAGAGATTATTGATTCAACCGGAGCCAACATAGACGTACTTGCGATATCCAAAGAAAAAATCGACGCCAAAGCTCACAGGGCGAAAGGTAAGGCGAAGGATAAAATATATTTTATCAATGAAAAGTTAAAAGTGAAAAGTGAAAAATTAAATATTGACAAACTTGAACTAAGTCAGAGCGATAAGAGACTGCAGTTTTTACAGATGTTAAGGGATGAAGCACACAGGTTCGCCATAGAATTCCACAGAAAAACAAAACGCAAAAAAGACACCCAAATAGATCTTTTACAGGTAAAAGGTATCGGAAAGGCTAAAATGACAAAACTTTTGAATTATTTCGGAAGTTTTGATAATATAAAAAAAGCCTCTTTTGATGAGCTTAAAGATGTTTTAAACGAAAAAGACGCAAAAGCCATAAAGGAATTTTTCAAAGGGCAAAAATGA